One window of the Candidatus Omnitrophota bacterium genome contains the following:
- a CDS encoding valine--tRNA ligase, with protein MEIEKRYDASASREKWYKFWEENGLFKANPHSGKKAFSIVIPPPNVTGKLHIGHALNNSLQDIVCRWKRMEGEEVLWMPGTDHAGIATQNVVEKQLAKEGLTRHDLGREKLLERIWTWKQEYGDAIIHQLKYLGSSCDWSRARFTMDEGCSRAVREVFVRLYEDGYLYRGKYLVNWCPRCHTTLSDDEVDYSDANGAFYYIKYKLADGSGALSIATTRPETLLGDTAVAVHPEDERYRFLIGKKVELPLLKRVIPIIADAYVDREFGTGALKITPGHDINDFEVGKRHHLEEINIFNEDATINANGGPYAGLDRYEARKRVIQDLKMQGLLEKTEEIQHRIGGCYRCDTVVEPYLSEQWFVRMKPLMEKPLQAVREGRTKFIPKSWENTYFSWVENVRDWPVSRQIWWGHRLPVWYCGNCGELTVSRKDPTICSHCDSPHIRQDEDVLDTWFSSALWPFSTMGWPDKTPDLEKFYPTSVLVTAHDIIYFWVARMIMMGLYIMKEVPFSDVYITALVRDAQGKKMSKSLGNAIDPIDVIDKYGVDSVRFTLAIMAAQGRNINLAEERIEGYRNFTNKIWNAARLILASLEEGETLPSAIPEERLEWADRWILSRLQRAAAAARKGMEEYKFNESSEALYQFVWHEYCDWYLELIKPRLYGEDAEAKRVVKRIALQVLENALRLLHPFMPFITEELWQILKGLGVPKEETISVSCAAYPQADERKIDAALEAEANKFQQVVYTIRNIRGELNFPPSTVAKVEFKTQNGEDERFLRHYYPHIVPLCKVHSDLTASRDLKPHPASSIGIVDGCEIRVHWPDEVQQKEMERLKKQIEQLNKSVASREKKLSNANFADKAPKEVVDQERERFEREKSDCERLTKQLALLAEVE; from the coding sequence ATGGAAATCGAAAAACGGTACGACGCTTCGGCTTCGCGGGAAAAATGGTATAAGTTTTGGGAAGAGAACGGCTTATTCAAAGCGAATCCCCATAGCGGAAAGAAAGCCTTTTCTATCGTCATTCCACCTCCCAACGTAACGGGAAAACTCCATATCGGCCATGCGTTGAATAACTCGCTTCAAGACATCGTCTGCCGCTGGAAACGGATGGAGGGAGAAGAAGTCCTGTGGATGCCAGGCACCGATCATGCGGGCATCGCTACCCAAAACGTCGTGGAGAAGCAACTGGCCAAGGAAGGATTGACTCGGCACGATTTGGGCCGGGAAAAACTGTTGGAGCGCATCTGGACCTGGAAGCAGGAATACGGCGACGCCATTATCCATCAGTTGAAATATCTCGGTTCGTCCTGCGACTGGTCCCGCGCGCGGTTCACGATGGACGAAGGCTGTTCCCGCGCCGTGCGCGAGGTTTTCGTCCGCCTATACGAAGACGGCTATCTTTATCGGGGAAAGTATCTCGTCAACTGGTGCCCCCGTTGCCATACCACCCTATCCGACGACGAAGTGGATTATTCCGACGCCAACGGGGCTTTTTATTATATCAAGTATAAATTGGCGGACGGTTCCGGCGCTCTTTCCATCGCGACAACCCGCCCCGAAACCCTGTTGGGCGATACGGCCGTGGCCGTGCATCCCGAAGACGAGCGCTATCGCTTTCTCATTGGCAAAAAAGTTGAACTTCCCTTGCTGAAGCGCGTCATTCCCATTATCGCCGACGCCTATGTCGACCGCGAGTTTGGAACAGGAGCGCTAAAGATTACTCCCGGTCACGACATCAACGACTTCGAAGTCGGCAAACGGCATCATTTGGAAGAAATCAATATTTTTAACGAAGACGCCACCATCAACGCCAACGGCGGCCCTTATGCCGGTCTCGACCGCTACGAAGCCCGCAAGCGCGTCATTCAAGATTTGAAGATGCAGGGATTGTTGGAAAAAACCGAAGAAATCCAGCACCGCATCGGCGGCTGCTACCGCTGCGACACTGTCGTGGAGCCGTATTTATCAGAACAGTGGTTCGTGAGAATGAAGCCATTAATGGAAAAACCGCTGCAAGCCGTGCGCGAAGGCCGCACCAAGTTTATCCCCAAGTCGTGGGAGAATACGTACTTCTCTTGGGTGGAAAACGTGCGCGACTGGCCGGTCTCGCGCCAGATTTGGTGGGGGCATCGTCTGCCAGTCTGGTATTGCGGCAATTGCGGCGAGCTCACTGTCTCCCGCAAAGATCCAACGATTTGCTCCCATTGCGACAGCCCGCACATCCGCCAGGACGAAGACGTGCTCGACACATGGTTTTCTTCCGCATTGTGGCCGTTTTCCACGATGGGCTGGCCGGACAAAACGCCCGATTTGGAAAAATTCTATCCCACCAGCGTGCTGGTAACCGCCCACGACATCATCTATTTTTGGGTGGCGCGCATGATCATGATGGGATTGTATATTATGAAAGAAGTTCCCTTCAGCGACGTATACATCACCGCTTTAGTACGCGACGCGCAAGGTAAGAAGATGTCCAAATCGCTGGGCAACGCCATCGATCCCATCGACGTGATCGATAAGTATGGCGTCGATTCGGTGCGCTTCACCCTCGCCATCATGGCCGCCCAGGGACGCAATATCAACCTGGCGGAAGAGCGCATCGAAGGCTATCGCAATTTCACCAACAAAATCTGGAACGCCGCCCGCCTCATCCTAGCCTCTTTGGAGGAGGGCGAAACGCTTCCTTCCGCTATTCCGGAAGAACGCCTGGAATGGGCGGACCGTTGGATTCTCTCACGATTGCAGCGCGCCGCCGCCGCCGCCCGCAAGGGGATGGAGGAATATAAATTCAACGAATCGTCCGAAGCGCTGTATCAATTCGTATGGCACGAGTACTGCGATTGGTACTTGGAGTTGATTAAACCCCGCCTTTACGGCGAAGACGCCGAAGCCAAGCGAGTTGTGAAGCGTATAGCATTGCAGGTTCTGGAAAACGCACTGCGTCTGCTGCATCCGTTCATGCCGTTCATTACCGAAGAACTATGGCAAATCCTCAAAGGTTTGGGCGTCCCCAAAGAAGAAACGATCAGCGTCTCCTGCGCGGCCTATCCGCAAGCGGACGAACGGAAAATCGACGCCGCGCTGGAAGCGGAAGCGAATAAGTTTCAGCAAGTGGTTTACACGATTCGCAATATACGCGGCGAGTTGAATTTCCCGCCTTCGACCGTGGCTAAGGTGGAGTTCAAGACGCAGAACGGCGAAGACGAGCGCTTCTTGCGCCACTACTATCCCCATATTGTTCCCTTGTGCAAAGTCCATTCCGATCTTACGGCGTCCCGCGATCTCAAGCCCCATCCCGCGTCGTCCATCGGTATCGTAGACGGCTGCGAAATCCGCGTCCATTGGCCGGATGAAGTGCAGCAGAAAGAGATGGAGCGCTTAAAGAAACAGATCGAACAGTTGAATAAAAGCGTCGCCAGCCGCGAGAAAAAACTCTCCAACGCCAATTTCGCCGATAAAGCGCCCAAAGAAGTCGTCGATCAGGAGCGCGAACGATTCGAGAGAGAAAAATCGGATTGCGAAAGGCTGACGAAGCAGCTGGCGCTGCTCGCGGAAGTGGAATAA
- a CDS encoding HAD family hydrolase has translation MKPSIKAITFDLWDTVFADDTDEPKRMQAGRPTKLIERRNLVHQFLQKHEPISWDLVNAAYNAADAAFSKVWHEMSYTWTVRERLSVVLKGVKRELPEAELAELIRLHEDMELEFRPDFAPGVHDAIAELKKKYKLGVISDAIFSPGRALRQLLEGGNLLHYFDAFVFSDEAGCSKPNPAMFEKAAAGLGVQLNEIVHIGDREQNDVDGPHAVGARAVLFTAIKDRGSANSKADAVCGDYAELAKTIQSLNH, from the coding sequence ATGAAGCCATCCATCAAAGCTATCACATTCGATCTTTGGGACACTGTCTTCGCTGACGACACGGACGAGCCGAAACGCATGCAGGCGGGAAGGCCGACAAAATTGATCGAACGCCGCAACCTGGTCCATCAATTCTTGCAAAAGCATGAACCGATATCGTGGGACTTAGTGAACGCCGCCTATAACGCAGCCGACGCCGCCTTCAGCAAAGTCTGGCATGAGATGTCCTATACCTGGACGGTGCGGGAACGGCTCTCCGTCGTATTGAAGGGAGTGAAGCGGGAATTGCCCGAAGCGGAATTGGCGGAACTAATCCGTTTGCATGAAGATATGGAATTGGAATTTCGCCCCGATTTTGCGCCGGGCGTCCATGACGCCATCGCCGAATTGAAGAAGAAATACAAACTGGGCGTAATTTCAGACGCCATATTCAGCCCCGGGCGGGCGCTGCGCCAGCTGTTGGAAGGGGGAAATCTGCTGCACTATTTCGACGCCTTCGTATTTTCGGACGAGGCTGGATGCTCGAAACCAAATCCCGCCATGTTCGAAAAAGCGGCGGCGGGATTGGGCGTACAGTTGAACGAAATCGTCCATATCGGCGACCGCGAGCAGAACGACGTTGACGGCCCCCACGCCGTAGGCGCCCGCGCCGTTTTGTTTACGGCCATCAAGGATCGGGGAAGCGCCAATAGCAAAGCAGACGCCGTCTGCGGCGATTACGCCGAATTGGCGAAGACTATCCAATCACTCAATCATTAA
- the rpsU gene encoding 30S ribosomal protein S21, with amino-acid sequence MVAVEVKDEEDIQTALKRFKRKCIKESIPQDIRKNAYYEKPSVRKRKKHLKAVKRLKKNKMRF; translated from the coding sequence TTGGTAGCAGTCGAAGTCAAAGATGAAGAAGATATTCAGACGGCGCTGAAGCGTTTCAAGCGGAAATGCATCAAAGAAAGCATTCCTCAAGACATCCGCAAAAACGCTTATTACGAAAAACCCAGCGTTCGCAAGCGGAAAAAACATCTTAAGGCTGTCAAACGGCTTAAGAAAAATAAAATGAGATTCTAA
- a CDS encoding NAD(P)-dependent oxidoreductase produces MAISNSTNPDFPSPSPLRILVTGASGFVGLPTTQALIRRGHRVIAAAHILMPDLPAHPQLQWIKWDATEEPLPQIEWDGLDAILHLAIPCGHFAFPDAVPALFETTVASVHRLYQEAYRRGVQRVLIASTGDVLGSREQPAAEDDFLYQPDTFYGTAKACAELFARFYQSHLTSSILRFYHPYGPGGDRFLINQMIRWIAEGREIAVEGAEGIRLNPVWVEDLAQGVCLAVEKGMSGIFHFGGPDYLSLRQLADMIGSIMNKKPIITSKDVPCIQRHAGAFAETSRLLDYHPQTSIRAGLEKLIELKMK; encoded by the coding sequence ATGGCCATTTCCAATAGTACGAATCCAGACTTCCCATCTCCTTCGCCCCTGCGTATTCTCGTAACCGGGGCTTCCGGCTTCGTTGGGCTGCCTACCACGCAGGCGTTGATCCGCCGGGGGCATCGCGTCATCGCCGCCGCGCATATTCTTATGCCCGATCTTCCCGCCCATCCCCAATTGCAATGGATCAAATGGGACGCGACGGAAGAGCCTCTTCCTCAAATAGAATGGGACGGTTTGGATGCAATCTTGCATCTGGCTATCCCTTGCGGCCATTTCGCTTTTCCCGATGCAGTTCCCGCTCTCTTCGAAACTACGGTCGCTTCCGTGCATCGGCTTTATCAAGAAGCCTATAGGCGCGGCGTCCAGCGGGTATTGATCGCCTCCACCGGCGATGTTCTGGGTTCGCGGGAACAGCCGGCGGCGGAAGACGATTTTCTCTACCAGCCGGATACGTTTTACGGAACGGCGAAAGCCTGCGCCGAACTTTTCGCCCGTTTTTATCAATCCCATCTTACTTCTTCCATCCTGCGCTTCTATCATCCTTACGGTCCCGGCGGCGACCGCTTTCTTATCAACCAGATGATTCGTTGGATCGCGGAAGGGCGCGAGATCGCCGTCGAAGGCGCGGAGGGGATTCGGCTCAATCCGGTTTGGGTGGAGGATTTGGCGCAGGGCGTTTGTCTCGCCGTGGAAAAAGGAATGAGCGGCATATTTCATTTTGGCGGCCCGGATTATTTATCCCTGCGCCAATTGGCCGACATGATCGGATCGATCATGAATAAAAAACCGATTATAACGAGCAAAGATGTTCCCTGCATTCAAAGGCACGCGGGAGCGTTTGCGGAGACCTCCCGCCTTTTGGACTATCATCCCCAAACCTCGATCCGCGCCGGTTTGGAAAAATTGATCGAACTCAAGATGAAGTAA
- a CDS encoding glycosyltransferase family 2 protein, with the protein MPELTVIVPTYNEEKNLPVLYERLQPILDSLNLPWEWLVVDDHSSDGTYAAISALAGKHDNIRAVRLSRNCGSFVAIQCGFERARGRAVIVLAADLQDPPETIPRLVEEWKQGAQVVWAARNRRLGEKSSTILFSRLYYWIMRRFVGLRQMPAMGADFFLLDQCVVRALRRVKEINVSLLPLISWIGYQQKTIYYDKQPRLHGHSHWNLEKKLKLLVDSITSFTYLPIRLMSCLGFLISFLGILYAAVIILNPIIGRPVPGWSSLMVVILVLGGMQMLMMGVLGEYLWRALDEARGRPKYFIESAIDAALPEPEKTPGGEEGNLSESRFPG; encoded by the coding sequence ATGCCCGAACTCACCGTCATCGTTCCCACGTATAACGAAGAAAAAAACCTGCCGGTTCTCTACGAGCGCTTGCAGCCGATTCTGGATTCGTTAAACCTGCCGTGGGAATGGCTGGTCGTCGACGATCATTCTTCCGATGGAACCTACGCCGCGATATCCGCGCTCGCCGGGAAGCATGACAACATCCGCGCCGTGCGCCTTTCCCGCAACTGCGGTTCGTTCGTCGCCATCCAGTGCGGATTCGAGCGCGCGCGGGGTCGCGCCGTCATCGTCTTGGCCGCCGATCTGCAAGACCCGCCGGAAACCATCCCGCGCCTGGTAGAGGAATGGAAGCAAGGCGCGCAAGTCGTTTGGGCCGCCCGCAACCGCCGGTTGGGCGAAAAATCCAGCACCATTCTTTTCTCGCGCCTCTATTATTGGATCATGCGCCGCTTCGTCGGCCTGCGCCAAATGCCCGCGATGGGCGCCGATTTCTTTCTGCTCGATCAATGCGTCGTGCGTGCGTTGCGCCGCGTGAAAGAGATCAACGTCAGCCTGCTGCCTTTGATCTCCTGGATCGGCTATCAACAAAAAACCATCTACTACGATAAGCAGCCTCGCCTGCATGGGCATTCGCATTGGAACTTGGAGAAAAAGTTGAAACTCCTGGTCGATTCCATCACCTCGTTCACCTACCTTCCCATCCGTCTCATGTCCTGCCTCGGATTTTTAATTTCGTTTCTCGGCATCCTTTACGCCGCCGTCATCATATTGAATCCCATAATCGGACGTCCCGTCCCCGGCTGGTCGTCTTTAATGGTCGTGATATTAGTGTTGGGAGGAATGCAAATGTTGATGATGGGCGTGTTGGGCGAATACCTCTGGCGCGCTTTGGACGAGGCGAGAGGCCGCCCCAAATATTTCATCGAAAGCGCCATCGACGCCGCCCTTCCCGAACCGGAAAAAACGCCGGGCGGCGAAGAGGGTAATTTGTCTGAATCACGATTCCCAGGATGA
- a CDS encoding DUF4962 domain-containing protein — protein sequence MKRTLRHSIPIFLCFIGAISASSASETAAVSNRSPEAGEVAYFPEDGAVVKVNPPGFVWLPEKEAVSYILQCSSRNDFSIVEYDKTSLLLNVHCPAAALDPGRWYWRYAYVAEDGTIAGWSLVRSFTLAEDAVELPQPALTTLLRRLPKQHPKLFLRPEEAKPFRENIASQKPQLWNDFIQQADRMLETPITVDEPAPYPEGRRFSDSKEDIDLWRKNTGITVRAVEHAANLAFAYLLSGEEKYGVRAREWMLAVCSWPPNGTTSYRYNDECGMPILSRIPRAFTWAYNALTPQDREKIVQCMKIRGEEVYHYLRDSRHQTVRPYESHANRAWHFMGETAIAFIDDIPEAQEWLQYAMDIFFNVYPVWNDDDGGWHEGTAYWGSYINRITWWMDILRAGFGIDGFKKPYFSHAGDFPLYVNPPGSSFGGFSDGSDMHFPASDARLMNALARQTGNPYWMWYAEQAGDRSSGDKPDYQVLLRANLPNVTAKAPDDLPSSKIFHGVGVASLHSNLAQSASDVHFLFKSSPFGRQSHGFNAQNSFVLSVFGKPVLLWSGHRDWHGSPHHTQWMWETKSDNSITVDDVGQIKHNSRARGKIFQERLGEDVDYLAGDATESYGGRLNKFVRRVFFVKPDAIVMVDELEAPEPATFQFYLHAKEEFLIKNPKEIVANNGESSVLIAFATPSDLKITQTSEFDPPPIGMDLKQWHLKAETTEKQKEMTFITYMKAYPAGKEKNMLLDAMQRGNQHLYGFSDIDFRLGLVLNPGGEKYTMSKIENDAKILLIIEKKGEARESSALAVEAKYYRAFEKTLLDKYDREILFVSSSDLKEEKKE from the coding sequence ATGAAAAGAACGCTGCGTCATTCGATTCCTATTTTTTTATGCTTTATAGGCGCAATTTCGGCTTCCTCGGCCAGCGAAACCGCCGCTGTCTCGAATCGCTCTCCGGAAGCGGGAGAAGTCGCTTATTTCCCCGAAGACGGCGCCGTTGTCAAAGTGAATCCGCCGGGATTCGTCTGGCTTCCCGAAAAGGAGGCGGTTTCGTACATCCTGCAATGCTCCAGCCGCAATGATTTTTCTATTGTGGAATACGATAAAACGAGCCTGCTGCTTAATGTTCATTGTCCCGCGGCGGCATTGGATCCAGGCCGATGGTATTGGCGATACGCCTATGTCGCTGAAGATGGAACCATCGCCGGATGGAGCTTAGTACGCTCTTTTACTCTGGCGGAAGACGCCGTTGAGTTACCCCAACCGGCTCTGACTACTCTTTTGCGGCGGCTGCCCAAGCAACATCCCAAGTTGTTTCTGCGGCCCGAAGAAGCAAAGCCGTTTCGGGAAAACATCGCCAGCCAAAAACCCCAGTTATGGAACGATTTTATCCAACAAGCAGATCGGATGTTGGAAACGCCTATAACCGTCGATGAACCTGCGCCATATCCCGAAGGCCGCCGCTTCAGCGACAGCAAAGAGGATATCGACCTATGGCGCAAGAATACCGGCATTACCGTAAGGGCGGTGGAACACGCCGCCAACCTCGCCTTCGCCTATCTTCTTTCGGGGGAAGAGAAATATGGCGTCCGAGCGCGGGAATGGATGCTGGCGGTCTGTTCCTGGCCGCCGAATGGGACGACTTCTTACCGATATAACGATGAATGCGGAATGCCCATCCTCAGCCGCATCCCCCGCGCTTTTACATGGGCTTATAACGCATTAACGCCGCAGGATCGGGAGAAAATCGTCCAGTGTATGAAAATCCGAGGGGAAGAGGTTTACCATTATCTACGAGATTCCCGCCATCAAACCGTCCGCCCTTACGAAAGCCACGCCAACCGCGCTTGGCATTTCATGGGCGAGACGGCTATCGCTTTCATCGACGATATTCCCGAAGCGCAAGAGTGGTTGCAATACGCGATGGATATCTTCTTCAACGTCTACCCCGTATGGAACGACGACGACGGCGGATGGCATGAAGGAACGGCATATTGGGGATCTTACATCAACCGGATCACCTGGTGGATGGATATTCTGCGGGCGGGATTTGGCATCGATGGATTCAAGAAGCCGTACTTTAGCCATGCGGGAGATTTTCCTCTCTACGTAAATCCTCCCGGATCATCGTTCGGCGGCTTTTCCGACGGTTCCGATATGCACTTTCCCGCTTCCGACGCTCGCCTGATGAACGCCTTGGCCCGGCAGACGGGGAATCCTTATTGGATGTGGTATGCGGAACAAGCTGGGGATCGGTCGTCCGGCGATAAGCCGGATTATCAGGTTTTGTTGCGCGCCAATCTTCCTAATGTCACGGCGAAAGCCCCGGACGATCTCCCTTCTTCTAAAATTTTCCACGGCGTGGGCGTCGCATCGCTGCATTCCAACCTGGCGCAATCCGCATCGGACGTTCATTTTCTCTTCAAAAGCAGTCCTTTCGGCAGACAGAGCCACGGATTCAACGCCCAAAATTCGTTTGTCCTCAGCGTCTTCGGCAAGCCGGTTTTGCTCTGGTCGGGACATCGCGATTGGCATGGCAGCCCCCATCATACGCAATGGATGTGGGAGACGAAATCGGACAATTCCATAACGGTCGATGATGTTGGACAAATCAAACACAATTCGCGGGCGCGCGGGAAAATTTTCCAAGAACGTTTGGGCGAGGATGTGGATTACCTGGCGGGAGACGCGACGGAATCGTATGGCGGCAGGCTGAATAAATTCGTCCGGCGCGTATTCTTTGTCAAACCGGACGCGATCGTTATGGTAGACGAACTGGAAGCGCCGGAACCGGCGACATTTCAATTTTATCTCCATGCTAAGGAAGAATTTCTTATCAAAAATCCCAAGGAGATCGTCGCCAACAACGGCGAAAGTTCCGTACTCATCGCCTTTGCCACGCCTAGCGATTTGAAGATTACGCAAACATCGGAATTCGATCCTCCTCCGATAGGAATGGATCTGAAACAGTGGCATTTGAAAGCGGAGACGACGGAAAAACAAAAGGAAATGACTTTCATAACCTATATGAAAGCCTATCCGGCGGGAAAAGAAAAAAATATGCTGCTGGACGCCATGCAGCGCGGAAATCAGCATCTTTACGGTTTTTCGGATATCGATTTCCGGTTGGGCCTCGTCTTGAATCCCGGCGGCGAAAAATACACTATGTCGAAGATCGAAAACGACGCGAAAATTTTGCTGATAATAGAAAAAAAGGGAGAAGCAAGGGAAAGCAGCGCGCTGGCCGTGGAAGCGAAATATTACCGCGCTTTCGAAAAAACATTACTCGATAAATATGACCGGGAAATCTTGTTTGTTTCTTCCAGCGATTTGAAAGAAGAGAAAAAAGAGTAG
- a CDS encoding carboxypeptidase regulatory-like domain-containing protein, whose amino-acid sequence MKRPIRLIFPLLLAVASLSHCSGPMPGSLEGVVQLENRADCEGVQVILPGTQFRAITGQSGAFVITGIPPGAYTYLIENEGYVEHRGNVDIPARSKVSIGSLTLMEKIVPAGQITGFVTLQGESIHEGILVILEGTPFSVTTNTTGLYHIENIPPAKYRLVAVKENLLPVYKDGVEVNAGAETHVPPIVLSSAVSLPTPIPEPPMLGDYVIKGVAFLDGESSHAGIKAALEDIPEKYAITDASGEFKITGMDAVARSLILTCTGFLPETLFNAVPSPATAAQSVGFVSLQREFSPAGIGVLQGRVYLSGGTDHSNTIVALTGISLSVSTDANGRYMFVGIPAGEYSLTAKHPGYADGTLSNVSIQPSRVAQAEDLVLALSNEPEEKGKGIIEGSALLEDASDHGGITVAIQGTAFTAVTGKDGEYRFTEVPFGAYTIIFSKGEYKNEYLEGVLVLAGKTMQLDPVVLKRDIEPPYVVDTFPRDGARRIPVDRFIDIVVRFSERMEGESVKSAVLIDPPVSFDAFFDRESEISNSDILHLRLYQDAPMPIRLKTRYTITLTMNAQTPKKVSLAQPFTFSFTTDGPLIVRTFPEEGTNGVILGLEQNMMLETNSPVDPVSFERALRFRPNADSQPLFQFIPNGSGTRIVMNVILKPNTSYHVQLDNNLRTIDRQRFSNTPYTLSFRTGGAGQDANGPNRPMSPRRR is encoded by the coding sequence ATGAAACGTCCGATTCGCCTAATATTTCCCTTACTCCTGGCGGTTGCGTCTCTGAGCCATTGTTCCGGCCCTATGCCCGGATCGCTCGAGGGCGTAGTTCAGTTGGAAAATCGCGCTGACTGTGAAGGCGTGCAGGTGATTCTTCCCGGAACCCAATTCCGCGCCATAACCGGCCAATCCGGCGCTTTCGTCATAACGGGAATCCCGCCGGGCGCCTATACCTACCTCATTGAAAACGAGGGGTATGTCGAGCATCGGGGAAATGTGGATATTCCCGCAAGGTCTAAAGTCTCCATCGGCTCGTTGACGCTCATGGAGAAAATCGTTCCCGCAGGGCAGATCACGGGTTTCGTTACGCTGCAAGGCGAATCGATTCATGAGGGGATTTTGGTCATTTTGGAAGGGACTCCGTTTTCGGTTACGACCAATACGACCGGTTTGTATCACATCGAGAATATCCCTCCGGCAAAATATAGATTAGTGGCGGTCAAGGAGAATCTACTTCCGGTTTATAAGGATGGCGTGGAAGTGAACGCTGGCGCCGAAACCCATGTCCCACCCATCGTTTTATCGTCTGCCGTTTCTCTTCCCACTCCCATTCCCGAACCGCCGATGCTGGGAGATTACGTTATTAAAGGCGTCGCGTTTCTCGATGGCGAATCCAGCCATGCGGGAATCAAGGCGGCGTTGGAAGATATACCCGAAAAATACGCCATCACCGACGCCTCCGGCGAATTTAAGATTACGGGAATGGACGCCGTCGCCCGCAGCCTGATTCTAACCTGCACCGGCTTTTTGCCGGAAACCCTTTTCAACGCCGTCCCTTCTCCAGCGACGGCGGCGCAGTCGGTGGGCTTCGTCAGTTTGCAGCGGGAATTCTCTCCTGCTGGCATTGGCGTTCTTCAGGGAAGGGTGTACCTCAGCGGCGGAACCGATCATTCCAATACCATTGTCGCGCTGACGGGAATTTCTCTTTCCGTATCCACCGACGCCAATGGGCGTTATATGTTCGTGGGGATTCCCGCCGGAGAGTATTCGCTGACGGCGAAACACCCCGGCTATGCCGACGGGACGCTGTCGAACGTGAGCATCCAGCCGTCAAGAGTTGCGCAAGCGGAGGATTTAGTACTCGCTCTTTCCAATGAGCCGGAAGAGAAGGGAAAAGGCATTATAGAAGGATCGGCGCTATTGGAAGACGCGTCGGATCACGGGGGAATTACGGTCGCCATCCAGGGAACCGCTTTCACCGCCGTTACGGGAAAGGATGGCGAATACCGATTTACGGAAGTCCCCTTCGGCGCTTATACGATTATTTTCTCGAAGGGAGAGTATAAGAACGAATATCTGGAAGGCGTTCTGGTATTAGCGGGAAAGACTATGCAACTCGATCCCGTGGTTTTGAAAAGAGACATCGAACCGCCCTATGTAGTCGATACGTTTCCCCGCGACGGCGCCCGCCGCATTCCTGTCGATCGTTTTATCGACATCGTCGTCCGTTTCAGCGAACGGATGGAAGGCGAGTCGGTGAAAAGCGCCGTTCTTATCGATCCTCCCGTCTCTTTCGACGCCTTTTTCGATCGCGAGAGCGAAATCTCCAATTCCGACATCCTGCATCTACGGCTCTATCAGGACGCGCCTATGCCCATACGCTTGAAGACGCGTTATACCATCACGCTGACGATGAATGCGCAAACGCCCAAAAAAGTATCTCTAGCGCAGCCGTTTACTTTCTCCTTCACCACGGACGGCCCGCTCATCGTGCGCACTTTCCCCGAAGAGGGAACCAATGGCGTCATTCTCGGCCTGGAGCAGAATATGATGCTTGAGACCAACTCCCCCGTCGATCCCGTAAGTTTCGAGCGGGCGCTTCGCTTCCGGCCTAACGCCGATTCCCAGCCTTTGTTTCAATTCATCCCCAACGGATCGGGAACGCGGATCGTCATGAACGTCATTTTAAAGCCGAATACCAGCTATCACGTTCAACTCGACAACAACCTGAGAACCATCGACCGCCAGCGATTCAGCAATACGCCCTATACGCTATCTTTCCGGACTGGGGGAGCGGGACAGGACGCCAATGGGCCGAATCGCCCTATGTCACCCCGGCGGCGGTGA
- a CDS encoding response regulator — MSKAIRLLLVDDETKFLHTLAKRLEMRGFEVHQAENGRLAIEAARQNRFDLALLDLKMSGMWGDEVLKILKKEQKDLEIVILTGHGSQGFAEECARLGAFRYLPKPFELEELLLVFKDAYKTRLKKKYALDSHRIERIEQLDDSSPPMDILQSLHEIESHDEA; from the coding sequence ATGTCCAAAGCGATCCGGCTGCTTCTAGTCGATGACGAAACAAAATTTCTTCACACTCTAGCGAAACGGCTCGAAATGCGCGGATTCGAAGTTCATCAGGCGGAAAATGGACGGCTAGCCATCGAAGCCGCCCGTCAAAACCGTTTCGATCTGGCGTTGCTCGATTTAAAAATGTCCGGCATGTGGGGGGATGAGGTTTTAAAAATCCTGAAAAAAGAACAAAAGGATTTGGAGATCGTCATTCTAACCGGTCATGGTTCGCAGGGTTTCGCGGAGGAATGCGCCCGGCTCGGCGCTTTCCGCTATCTTCCTAAACCTTTCGAATTGGAGGAACTCCTTCTGGTTTTCAAAGACGCATATAAAACCAGATTAAAAAAGAAATACGCTTTGGATTCTCATCGGATTGAGCGGATCGAACAACTCGACGACAGCTCGCCGCCGATGGATATCCTCCAATCTCTTCATGAGATCGAATCTCATGATGAGGCGTAA